In a single window of the Candidatus Eisenbacteria bacterium genome:
- a CDS encoding AAA family ATPase, which yields MYCQYYGFSEDPFQLTPDPQFLYLDEVYREAMAHLEYGVTSGRGYVLLTGEVGTGKTTLIHSFLDQHREDLLTAFIFSTAMNFVELLKMIHEDFETGFRGEDSEAILLIELNRFLLRKYHEGVRCVLILDEAQNLSVELLEKIRMLSNLEARKSKLVQTVLVGQPELVGKLEREDLRQLKQRVAVRFDIPPMTADRTENYIRHRLGVAGSPDRGLFTDQAVRLVQKEAGGIPRLINVICSNSLLLGFGMGVSRIDERVIGEVIRDMNRGLDRFRGSEKPERPVAAPLPASPPAHSLPATGDAPLTAREGAAYLRVSVRTLRELFRSGSIPCVKVGGGWRVLRSDLDSFVRGVAAGTAARHDPAGESGSRDREEDRPFVPDPAAVPVRGEEDGR from the coding sequence ATGTACTGCCAGTACTACGGGTTCTCCGAGGATCCGTTTCAACTCACGCCGGACCCGCAGTTCCTCTATCTGGACGAGGTGTACCGCGAGGCGATGGCGCACCTCGAATACGGGGTGACCAGCGGTAGGGGATACGTTCTCCTCACCGGTGAAGTGGGAACCGGCAAGACCACCCTGATCCACTCTTTCCTCGATCAGCACCGGGAGGACCTCCTCACCGCTTTCATCTTCTCCACCGCCATGAACTTCGTCGAGCTTCTGAAGATGATCCACGAGGATTTCGAAACCGGTTTCCGGGGCGAGGACTCGGAGGCGATTCTCCTGATCGAGCTGAATCGCTTCCTGCTTCGCAAGTACCACGAAGGGGTTCGGTGCGTGCTGATCCTGGACGAAGCGCAGAATCTGAGCGTGGAGCTTCTCGAGAAGATCCGGATGCTCTCCAACCTGGAGGCGCGGAAGTCGAAGCTCGTCCAAACCGTGCTGGTGGGGCAGCCGGAGCTGGTCGGCAAGCTGGAGAGGGAGGATCTCCGGCAGCTGAAGCAACGCGTGGCGGTTCGCTTCGACATCCCGCCGATGACGGCGGACAGAACCGAGAATTACATCCGGCACAGGCTCGGCGTGGCCGGCTCGCCGGACCGCGGTCTGTTCACCGATCAGGCGGTTCGTCTGGTGCAGAAAGAGGCGGGGGGAATCCCGCGGCTCATCAACGTGATCTGCTCCAACAGCCTCCTGCTCGGCTTCGGGATGGGGGTGAGCCGGATCGACGAACGCGTGATCGGGGAGGTGATTCGGGACATGAACCGCGGACTGGACCGATTCCGCGGTTCCGAAAAGCCGGAGCGGCCGGTGGCGGCGCCTCTCCCGGCGTCCCCGCCCGCCCACTCCCTCCCCGCGACGGGGGACGCGCCCCTCACGGCGCGTGAAGGGGCCGCCTATCTACGCGTTTCCGTTCGAACCCTGCGGGAGCTCTTCCGCTCCGGCTCGATCCCCTGCGTGAAGGTGGGGGGAGGGTGGCGCGTTCTCCGGAGCGACCTGGATTCCTTCGTCCGGGGCGTCGCCGCCGGCACGGCCGCGCGGCATGACCCCGCCGGGGAGAGCGGA